In Alphaproteobacteria bacterium, the following are encoded in one genomic region:
- a CDS encoding sugar phosphate isomerase/epimerase, which produces CHERAWPDGYQALRGGAIGHIHIKDVWADTARSWLEVRPMGQGMLAEAFAPIAAALRAEGYAGAISYESVYHPGNGVFEDGFRQCIGTFLALFGPAA; this is translated from the coding sequence TGCCACGAGCGGGCGTGGCCCGACGGCTACCAGGCCCTGCGCGGCGGCGCCATCGGCCACATCCACATCAAGGACGTGTGGGCCGACACCGCCCGCTCATGGCTGGAGGTGCGGCCGATGGGCCAGGGCATGCTGGCCGAGGCCTTCGCGCCGATCGCCGCCGCGCTGCGGGCCGAAGGCTATGCCGGCGCGATCAGCTACGAAAGCGTCTACCACCCGGGCAACGGCGTGTTCGAGGACGGCTTCCGCCAGTGCATCGGCACCTTCCTCGCGCTGTTCGGCCCGGCCGCCTGA